One genomic segment of Scophthalmus maximus strain ysfricsl-2021 chromosome 3, ASM2237912v1, whole genome shotgun sequence includes these proteins:
- the arrdc1a gene encoding arrestin domain-containing protein 1a isoform X2 produces the protein MGKIQEFEIAFDQNKVVYGPGESISGTVRVRLGQALTCKAIKVNCNGFCGVTNKVNDTAWTEEEQYFNSTVSVADKGTLKLGEHTFPFKFLIPATAPTSFEGNYGRIIYRVRAFIDTPRFAKDYNAEKAFYLLSLLNLNEVPDIWGTTSSAVTQQFTYMLVKTGTVVLKAETDMKGYTPGQVIQVTANIHNQSGKSTGHMAASLMQRVTYETKRPTHDARAMVEVEGGVVKAGKEVEWKEQIIIPPLPQSSLAGCELIKIEYYVKVSLKSPDVLLTLPIHIGNVSLDKKRHPSRKRAPTSSAAAEDTPTPADATSAAVPTPTPRPGPKPAPRPTPRPRMSSHQSPSAPPAEYHQGAEGGAPANDGYPNKRQSQLVSPNAFSYAPGLFFPQNQPPSGPSAAPGGFGGPPGATAPYPPESAPGSVPTTLILPPDYGTSAYPQVTTVAVS, from the exons ATGGGCAAGATCCAGGAGTTCGAGATCGCCTTCGACCAGAACAAAGTGGTGTACGGCCCCGGCGAGTCCATCTCCGGCACCGTGCGCGTCAGACTGGGCCAGGCGCTCACCTGCAAAG ccATCAAAGTGAACTGCAACGGCTTCTGCGGCGTCACGAACAAGGTCAACGACACGGCgtggacggaggaggagcagtaCTTCAACAGCACCGTCTCCGTCGCCGACAAAG GAACCCTGAAGCTGGGAGAACACACATTCCCCTTCAAGTTTCTCATACCAG CCACCGCTCCGACATCTTTTGAAGGCAACTACGGCAGAATCATTTACAGAGTGAGGGCTTTCATCGACACGCCGCGGTTCGCCAAGGACTACAACGCCGAGAAGGCTTTCTACCTGCTGAGCCTCCTGAACCTGAATGAAGTGCCTGACATATGG GGAACCACGTCCTCTGCGGTGACCCAGCAGTTCACCTACATGCTGGTGAAGACGGGCACGGTGGTCCTGAAGGCCGAGACCGACATGAAGGGTTACACGCCGGGCCAGGTCATCCAGGTGACCGCCAACATCCACAACCAGTCCGGGAAGAGTACGGGCCACATGGCGGCCAGCCTGATGCAG AGAGTGACCTATGAGACGAAGAGGCCCACCCACGATGCGAGGGccatggtggaggtggagggaggtgtGGTGAAAGCCGGCAAGGAGGTGGAGTGGAAGGAGCAGATCATCATTCCCCCTCTGCCGCAGTCCTCGCTGGCTGGCTGTGAACTCATCAAGATTGAATACTATGTTAAA GTCAGTCTCAAATCCCCTGACGTCTTGTTGACGTTACCCATCCACATCGGGAACGTCTCGCTTGACAAAAAACGCCACCCTTCCAGAAAAAGGGCACCCACGTCCTCCGCTGCAGCCGAGGATACGCCGACGCCGGCCGACGCCACCTCCGCCGCCGTTCCCACGCCCACCCCTCGCCCCGGCCCTAAACCTGCTCCCCGTCCCACCCCTCGCCCCAGGATGTCTTCCCATCAATCCCCCAGCGCACCTCCAGCGGAGTACCACCAAGGAGCGGAGGGTGGGGCTCCGGCGAACGATGGCTACCCCAACAAGCGGCAGTCTCAGCTGGTGTCGCCCAACGCTTTCAGCTATGCTCCGGGtctgtttttcccccagaaCCAGCCGCCCAGTGGGCCTAGCGCTGCGCCAGGTGGGTTCGgtgggcccccgggggccacgGCACCTTACCCCCCTGAGAGTGCCCCTGGCTCAGTACCGACAACACTCATCCTGCCTCCGGACTACGGCACGTCAGCTTATCCACAAG TGACGACTGTGGCTGTCTCCTAA
- the arrdc1a gene encoding arrestin domain-containing protein 1a isoform X1 has protein sequence MGKIQEFEIAFDQNKVVYGPGESISGTVRVRLGQALTCKAIKVNCNGFCGVTNKVNDTAWTEEEQYFNSTVSVADKGTLKLGEHTFPFKFLIPATAPTSFEGNYGRIIYRVRAFIDTPRFAKDYNAEKAFYLLSLLNLNEVPDIWGTTSSAVTQQFTYMLVKTGTVVLKAETDMKGYTPGQVIQVTANIHNQSGKSTGHMAASLMQRVTYETKRPTHDARAMVEVEGGVVKAGKEVEWKEQIIIPPLPQSSLAGCELIKIEYYVKVSLKSPDVLLTLPIHIGNVSLDKKRHPSRKRAPTSSAAAEDTPTPADATSAAVPTPTPRPGPKPAPRPTPRPRMSSHQSPSAPPAEYHQGAEGGAPANDGYPNKRQSQLVSPNAFSYAPGLFFPQNQPPSGPSAAPGGFGGPPGATAPYPPESAPGSVPTTLILPPDYGTSAYPQEAPPSYDESCNT, from the exons ATGGGCAAGATCCAGGAGTTCGAGATCGCCTTCGACCAGAACAAAGTGGTGTACGGCCCCGGCGAGTCCATCTCCGGCACCGTGCGCGTCAGACTGGGCCAGGCGCTCACCTGCAAAG ccATCAAAGTGAACTGCAACGGCTTCTGCGGCGTCACGAACAAGGTCAACGACACGGCgtggacggaggaggagcagtaCTTCAACAGCACCGTCTCCGTCGCCGACAAAG GAACCCTGAAGCTGGGAGAACACACATTCCCCTTCAAGTTTCTCATACCAG CCACCGCTCCGACATCTTTTGAAGGCAACTACGGCAGAATCATTTACAGAGTGAGGGCTTTCATCGACACGCCGCGGTTCGCCAAGGACTACAACGCCGAGAAGGCTTTCTACCTGCTGAGCCTCCTGAACCTGAATGAAGTGCCTGACATATGG GGAACCACGTCCTCTGCGGTGACCCAGCAGTTCACCTACATGCTGGTGAAGACGGGCACGGTGGTCCTGAAGGCCGAGACCGACATGAAGGGTTACACGCCGGGCCAGGTCATCCAGGTGACCGCCAACATCCACAACCAGTCCGGGAAGAGTACGGGCCACATGGCGGCCAGCCTGATGCAG AGAGTGACCTATGAGACGAAGAGGCCCACCCACGATGCGAGGGccatggtggaggtggagggaggtgtGGTGAAAGCCGGCAAGGAGGTGGAGTGGAAGGAGCAGATCATCATTCCCCCTCTGCCGCAGTCCTCGCTGGCTGGCTGTGAACTCATCAAGATTGAATACTATGTTAAA GTCAGTCTCAAATCCCCTGACGTCTTGTTGACGTTACCCATCCACATCGGGAACGTCTCGCTTGACAAAAAACGCCACCCTTCCAGAAAAAGGGCACCCACGTCCTCCGCTGCAGCCGAGGATACGCCGACGCCGGCCGACGCCACCTCCGCCGCCGTTCCCACGCCCACCCCTCGCCCCGGCCCTAAACCTGCTCCCCGTCCCACCCCTCGCCCCAGGATGTCTTCCCATCAATCCCCCAGCGCACCTCCAGCGGAGTACCACCAAGGAGCGGAGGGTGGGGCTCCGGCGAACGATGGCTACCCCAACAAGCGGCAGTCTCAGCTGGTGTCGCCCAACGCTTTCAGCTATGCTCCGGGtctgtttttcccccagaaCCAGCCGCCCAGTGGGCCTAGCGCTGCGCCAGGTGGGTTCGgtgggcccccgggggccacgGCACCTTACCCCCCTGAGAGTGCCCCTGGCTCAGTACCGACAACACTCATCCTGCCTCCGGACTACGGCACGTCAGCTTATCCACAAG AGGCTCCACCTTCTTATGACGAGAGCTGCAACACATGA